One Glycine soja cultivar W05 chromosome 2, ASM419377v2, whole genome shotgun sequence genomic region harbors:
- the LOC114396519 gene encoding zinc finger CCCH domain-containing protein 48-like, protein MDTKFARRTERIGRTTCSYWRAGRCNRNPCRFLHIETPSPPAACGYGNTAYSYGKKPHSSSENTPKYGSKKALLRDNGDRGDATRVAKAFKKSSPRICKYWINNNCVHGEQCLYLHSWFRGDGFSTVTKLQEHKKVITGIALPVGSDKLYSGSTDGTVRIWDCHSGQCAKVINLGAEVTSLISEGSWIFVGLQNAVKAWNIQTMSEFTLDGPKGRVRAMTVGNNTLFAGTEEGVIFAWRGSSKADSPFELVASLTGHTKAVVCLAVGCKMLYSGSMDQSIKVWDMDTLQCTMTLNDHTDVVTSLICWDQYLLSSSSDRTIKVWACIEAGSLEVIYTHTEENGVVSLFGMPDAEGKPILFSSCRDNSVHMYELPSFSERGRLFAKKDVALIELGPGGLFFTGDESGLLMVWKWLEVPKVASS, encoded by the exons ATGGATACAAAGTTTGCACGAAGGACTGAGCGCATTGGTAGAACAACATGCTCTTATTGGAGAGCTGGAAGATGTAACAGAAATCCTTGCAGATTTTTGCACATAGAGACACCATCTCCACCTGCTGCTTGTGGTTATGGCAATACTGCATATAGCTACGGAAAAAAGCCCCATTCCTCCTCTGAGAATACCCCGAAATATGGTTCAAAGAAAGCATTGCTTAGAGATAATGGAGATAGAGGAGATGCGACAAGGGTTGCTAAGGCTTTCAAGAAATCATCACCAAGGATATGTAAATACTGGATCAACAACAATTGTGTACATGGTGAACAATGCCTGTATCTGCATTCATGGTTTCGTGGTGATGGGTTTTCCACCGTAACCAAACTTCAAGAACATAAGAAG GTTATCACTGGCATCGCACTTCCTGTTGGATCCGATAAACTTTATTCTGGCAGCACTGATGGGACAGTTAGGATATGGGACTGCCATAGTGGTCAATGTGCTAAAGTCATCAATCTTGGTGCTGAGGTTACCTCTTTGATCAGTGAGGGGTCATGGATTTTTGTTGGTCTGCAAAATGCTGTCAAG GCTTGGAATATCCAGACCATGTCAGAGTTTACTCTTGATGGACCCAAAGGCCGAGTCCGTGCCATGACTGTTGGCAACAATACACTCTTTGCTGGTACAGAG gaAGGTGTCATTTTTGCTTGGAGAGGAAGCTCTAAAGCCGATTCTCCTTTTGAACTGGTTGCGTCACTCACTGGCCACACTAAAGCAGTGGTTTGTCTGGCGGTTGGATGCAAGATGCTGTACTCCGGGTCCATGGACCAAAGCATAAAG GTCTGGGACATGGATACATTACAGTGTACAATGACACTAAATGATCATACTGACGTAGTCACATCCCTTATCTGTTGGGATCAATATCTGTTGTCAAGTTCATCTGACCGCACAATTAAAGTCTGGGCTTGCATTGAAGCAGGATCTTTGGAAGTGATATATACACACACTGAAGAAAAT gGTGTTGTTTCACTTTTTGGGATGCCTGATGCAGAGGGAAAGCCAATATTATTTTCCTCGTGCAGAGACAATTCAGTTCACATGTATGAATTGCCATC ATTTTCAGAGAGGGGACGTTTATTTGCCAAGAAAGATGTGGCATTAATTGAGTTAGGTCCTGGTGGCCTCTTCTTCACTGGAGATGAGAGTGGTTTGTTGATGGTGTGGAAATGGTTGGAGGTACCCAAGGTGGCATCCTCTTGA
- the LOC114396527 gene encoding josephin-like protein yields MATENSQVYHERQRLQLCLVHALNSLFQQKDAFTRAKLNAISERLTLEDSNSETWTPLSVLFKPHHNVLTGNYDINVLIAALEEKRKTVVWHDRRKGASSIDVDAPEDVLMGFVINVAVTRFAGIWRSRHWIALRKIDGVWYNLDSDLTAPQPFFDTDKVREFLDSTLAHGGEVLIVMNEKQS; encoded by the exons ATGGCAACAGAGAATTCTCAAGTTTATCACGAAAGGCAAAGGTTACAGCTCTGTCTCGTGCATGCCCTCAACTCCCTCTTTCAG CAAAAGGACGCTTTCACTCGAGCAAAATTGAATGCAATTTCCGAAAGACTCACACTTGAAGACTCCAACAGTGAAACGTGGACCCCACTATCTGTTCTTTTCAAGCCCCATCACAATGTGTTGACCGGAAACTATGATATAAATGTTCTAATTGCTGCTttggaagagaagagaaagactGTGGTGTGGCATGATCGTAGAAAGGGGGCATCTTCCATTGATGTTGATGCACCTGAGGATGTTTTGATGGGGTTTGTGATCAATGTGGCAGTGACAAGGTTTGCTGGGATTTGGAGAAGTAGGCACTGGATTGCATTGAGGAAGATTGATGGGGTTTGGTATAACTTGGACAGTGACCTTACTGCCCCTCAACCTTTTTTTGATACTGATAAAGTTAGGGAGTTCTTGGAttcaaccttggcccatggtgGGGAGGTTTTGATTGTCATGAATGAGAAACAGTCTTGA
- the LOC114396535 gene encoding UDP-glycosyltransferase 71K2-like, producing MAEMNKKEELIFFSIPGSGHLPSSLELAQLLIKHHNHLSITILCMKLPYAPYSDAYIRSVTASQPQIQAIDLPQVEPPPQELLRSPPHYILTFLQTLKPHVKAIVKNISSSHSNTVVGLVIDVFCAPLIDVANDLGIPSYLYMPSNVGFLNLMFSLQKREVGDAFNDSDPQWLVPGLPDPVPSSVLPDAFFNKQGGYATYYKLAQRFKDSKGIIVNSFSELEQYAIDALCDGQIQTPPIYAVGPLINLKGQPNQNLDQAQHDRILKWLDEQPDSSVVFLCFGSRGSFEPSQTREIALALQHSGVRFLWSMLSPPTKDNEERILPEGFLEWTEGRGMLCEWAPQVEILAHKALVGFVSHCGWNSILESMWFGVPILTWPIYAEQQLNAYRMVREFGLAVELKVDYRRGSDLVMEEEIEKGLKQLMDRDNAVHKKVKQMKEMARKAILNGGSSFISVGELIDVMTGSI from the coding sequence ATGGCTGAGATGAACAAGAAAGAAGAGCTGATCTTCTTTTCCATACCTGGGAGTGGCCACTTACCTTCATCTCTCGAATTAGCACAACTCCTAATCAAGCACCACAACCATCTTTCAATCACAATCCTCTGCATGAAGCTCCCTTATGCTCCTTATTCAGATGCATACATCAGATCAGTTACAGCCTCACAACCTCAAATCCAAGCCATTGATCTCCCTCAGGTAGAACCACCTCCACAGGAACTATTGAGATCACCACCACACTACATCTTGACCTTCTTGCAGACCCTCAAACCCCATGTCAAAGCCATAGTGAAAAACATTTCATCATCTCATTCAAACACCGTTGTAGGGTTGGTCATAGATGTCTTCTGTGCACCCTTGATTGATGTTGCAAATGACTTAGGTATCCCTTCTTATTTGTACATGCCTTCAAATGTTGGGTTTTTGAATCTCATGTTTTCCCTTCAGAAACGTGAAGTTGGTGATGCATTCAATGATTCTGATCCTCAGTGGTTGGTACCGGGTCTCCCTGATCCAGTTCCTTCTAGTGTTTTGCCTGATgctttttttaacaaacaagGTGGATATGCTACTTATTATAAacttgctcagaggttcaaggACTCCAAAGGGATCATTGTTAACTCTTTTTCAGAGTTGGAGCAGTATGCTATTGATGCATTATGTGATGGTCAAATTCAAACACCCCCTATCTATGCTGTTGGTCCATTGATTAATCTGAAGGGTCAACCTAACCAAAATTTGGATCAAGCCCAACATGATAGGATATTAAAATGGCTGGATGAGCAGCCAGATTCTTCGGTTGTTTTTCTATGTTTTGGGAGTAGGGGAAGCTTTGAGCCATCTCAAACAAGAGAGATAGCACTAGCACTTCAGCATAGTGGAGTTAGGTTCTTGTGGAGTATGCTTTCTCCACCAACCAAAGacaatgaagagagaatcttaCCAGAAGGGTTCTTAGAGTGGACGGAAGGTAGGGGAATGTTATGTGAGTGGGCACCCCAAGTGGAGATTCTCGCTCACAAAGCCCTTGTGGGGTTTGTGTCTCATTGTGGATGGAACTCTATTTTGGAAAGCATGTGGTTTGGGGTACCAATATTGACATGGCCTATTTATGCAGAACAACAACTGAATGCTTATAGGATGGTGAGGGAATTTGGATTGGCAGTGGAGCTGAAAGTGGACTATAGAAGGGGTAGTGATCTTGTAATGGAAGAGGAGATAGAGAAAGGGCTGAAACAATTGATGGATAGAGATAATGCAGTGCACAAGAAGGTGAAACAGATGAAAGAGATGGCTAGGAAAGCTATTCTTAATGGTGGGTCTTCTTTCATTTCTGTTGGAGAACTAATTGATGTTATGACAGGTAGCATTTGA